In the genome of Ensifer sp. WSM1721, the window TCAGAAAAACAACAACAGCTCGACCATGTCGTGCGCCGTTGGCCGACGCTGCCTAGCTGCCGCGCCGTAAACGACCGCCGCGATCAGCCCTTGCGGCGGCGGCAGCGCCAGTTCCAGTCCCGTTGCGGGCCGATGTCGATATGCACCGATTCGGTGTGGCAATAGGTGCCGACGCCGCCGCGGCCCGGAATGCTGCGCAGGAAATCGGCGAGCTCCCATTTGCTTACGCCCTGCACCTGGATATCGGCCGCTTCGCAGCGCGTATGGAGAGACTGGCGCTTGCGGCTGACCTTGATGGCGCGCAGCCCCGACGTGACCATGACCTTGCGGCCGTAGTGACTTTCCACCGTCTTCAACAAGTCGAGCAGCGCCGGCTTGAAGCAGCCCGTCTCCACCTTCTCCGTCTGCAGGATCAGGCCGTTCGGAGCAAGGCGGGCGAGCCCGGAGAGATTCGCCACCTCGACCGGTGCATCATCCTCGTCGGCCGCGTGATCCTCGTGCTCCATGTTGAAGAGTGGGTTCATCTTGACCCCGGGCAGTGACGTGTAGGCGAGGGAGGCGACCTGCGGCTCGCGCGCATTGCTGATGGTGATCGTCTTCTTGTCGGCTACCTGCACCTCGCGTTCCGTGCCGCCGCGCGGCTTTTCGTTGCGCTTGGCGGCGAAGAGGCTTGCAAGCGTCCAGCCCTTCTTGATCTCCGGCGCTTGCTTCTCCGGCTCGCCCGATTCGGCCGCTTGCGCAGTGCCCGCCGGGGGCGGTGCCACTTGCGCGACGGAGGCGACCTCCACGGTCTGCAAGGGTGATGAGGCGGCGCCGGACAACGCCGCCTGAGCGCTTAGAGGTAGCGGAACCGCTGAGGGGACCTCGCTATAGGCCGTGGTCTCCGGGACGGTTGAGGTGGGCTCAGCGGTCTGCACCGCGGCTGGAGCTTCGTTGGCGGCACCTTGCTGCGGCTGAAGGACCGGCTGCTCGTCTGCGGCCTGTCCGCCGTTGAAAAGGCTGTTGCTTGTGGCATTCACCGTCGGCTGGGCATTTC includes:
- a CDS encoding YcbK family protein; this encodes MQLLESGYGFLSVGRAAALSVSLLALAGCVSAVADGEALNSSQSQQTTAEAQTAASETEGEAPGEQVAATDSASEQTAGPTAGSGQDATALQQGLTMQSTALNATSSSIYGQSPPARAAANAADPSQTSGATPGGNAQPTVNATSNSLFNGGQAADEQPVLQPQQGAANEAPAAVQTAEPTSTVPETTAYSEVPSAVPLPLSAQAALSGAASSPLQTVEVASVAQVAPPPAGTAQAAESGEPEKQAPEIKKGWTLASLFAAKRNEKPRGGTEREVQVADKKTITISNAREPQVASLAYTSLPGVKMNPLFNMEHEDHAADEDDAPVEVANLSGLARLAPNGLILQTEKVETGCFKPALLDLLKTVESHYGRKVMVTSGLRAIKVSRKRQSLHTRCEAADIQVQGVSKWELADFLRSIPGRGGVGTYCHTESVHIDIGPQRDWNWRCRRRKG